The nucleotide sequence GAATTACTAAAGTTCCAGATGAAAGATTATACGTGCTAAAAAAAATCATTAATCCTATTAGAATAATTCCATCCGAAATAAAAATAGTAGATATAGCAGGATTGATTAAGGGATCCCATAAGGGAGAAGGCTTAGGAAATAGATTTTTATCTCATATTCGTGAAACAAATGTCATTATCCATATAATACGTTTTTTTCATGACATCAGTGTCCTTCATGTAGAAGGATCTGTAAATCCTATTAGAGATAAAGAAATTGTTGATATGGAATTACAGTTAAAAGATCTAGAAATGATAGAAAAGAAAATAGAAAAAGTCATTAAAAAAAATGATAGTCATATCAATAAATCTATACATATAATGCAAAAAATTTTTTCTTTTTTAAAAGAAGGAAAAAATATTAGAATGTATCCATTTCAAGAGCATGAAAAAGAATATATAAAAGATTTACAATTATTAACTGTTAAACCTGTTATTTATATATGTAATGTAGATGATGAATCAAATTATAAAACTAATTTACATGTGGAAAATATGAAAAAAATGGCAGAAATGGAAAATTCTACTTTAGTAATTTTATCTCTAAAAAAAAATGAGGATTGTACAGAAGTTGATCAAGTACTTAAAAAGGCTTATAAGTTGTTAAACTTACAAAGTTTTTTCACGGTAGGAAAAAAAGAAATTAGATCTTGGTGTATTTCTAATCCATGTACAGCTTATGAAGCTTCTTCAGTTATTCATACAGATTTAAAAAAAGGGTTCATTCGAGCAAAAGTCATTCATTATGATGATTTTATAAAATACGGATCCGAAGAAAATGCAAAAAAAGCAGGAAAAATGTTTTTAGTGGGAAAAAATTATCTTATAAAAGATGGGGATATCATTCATTTTTTATTTAATCAATAAAAATTAATTTTTCATTTTGATTAACTCCTTGTAAGGTTTCAAAAATTAATAATATAGCTTGTTCTACATCTTTTTTATGTACCATTTCTACTGTGGTGTGCATATATTTAAGAGGAATGGAAATTAAAGCAGATGATACGCCCTTATTGGAATAAGCAAAAGCATCTGTATCCGTCCCCGTATACCTAGATGATACTAAACGTTGAAAATGTATTTTTTTACTGTTGGCTATATTAATAATGAATTCTCTAATATTTTTATGTACTGAAGGTCCATATACAATAACAGGGCCTAGGCCACATTTAACATCGCCTTGTGTTTTTTTATCAATCATAGGACTATAAGTATCATGAGTTACATCTGTCACAATAGCAACATTAGGTTCTATAGTTTTAGATATCATTTTAGCTCCTTTTAACCCTACTTCTTCTTGAACTGAATTTACTATATATAACCCAAATTTTAAATCAATCCTATTTTCGATTAACATTTTTGCTACTTCTGCTATAATAAAACCTCCTATTTTATTATCTAACCCTCTAGAAACAAAATAGTTGTTATTCATAATCAAAAACTTATCAGGATAAGTAATCATACAACCTACATGAACTCCCATTTGAATAGCTTCAGTCTTATTGGAAACACCAATATCTACAAATATATTATCCACATTAGGGGGTGAGGATTTCTCTTCTGAAGATTTCCTTGTATGAATAGCAGGCCATCCAAACACTCCATGTACGAATCCTTTTTTCGTATGAATGATCACTCTTTTAGATGGAGAAATTTGGGGGTCTGATCCTCCATTGCTAGAAACATATATTATTCCTTCTTTTGTTATATAATTAACATACCATGATATTTCATCAACATGGGCTTCAATTATTAATTTATATGGAGAACCAGGATTTATGATCCCTACTGCAGTTCCATACAAATCTGTTTGTATTTTTTCTACATAAGAACTAATATAATCAATCCATATTTTTTGCCCTTCCCTTTCATTTCCTGCTGGAGAAAATTCATTTAAATATTTTTCTAGAAATTTAATAGAATCACTATTAATTGAATATGAATAATTACTCATTCTCATTCCTTTTTTTTATTTATTTTAACCAATCTTTGTCTATGAAAATAGACCCTTCAAATATTAATTGAACATTTCCGGTTAAAGAAACATTTTTGTATTCATTTTTTGTTTTTGTTAACGAAACCCATAATTCTCCTCCAATAGTTTGAACTAAAATATCTTTATTTTTCTTTATTTTATTTTTTTCACATGCAGCAATAACAGAAGCCACAACTCCTGTTCCACAGGATAAAGTTTCGTTTTCTACACCCCTTTCATAAGTACGTACTTGTAGAGTATCATTTTCAAGTATTTTTACAAAATTAACATTTACTCCTTTTTCAAAATAAGGATTTTGAAATCTAATATTTTTTCCTTCTTCATATACATTTTTTTCGTTTATGTTTTCTAAAAATAGAATATGATGTGGAGACCCTGTATTTAAAAAAACATGTTCTGGATGAATTTTTATTGTATTTCTGTCTACATTAAGCAAATTTATAGAAACTATATTATTTATTATAAATCCATTATGATGTCCATCTATAGCTCGAAAATGAATTTTATTTTTTTGGGTAATTCCTAATTTTTTAGCAAAAGAAACAGCGCATCTTCCTCCATTTCCACACATTGTACTTTCTTTCCCATCTGAGTTACAATATTTCATATAAAAATCGCTTTTATATTCATCATCATTTTGAATTAGAATAATTCCATCTGCCCCAATTCCAAAATGTCTATCACACAATTTTTTGAATAAAAAAGAGTTTTCTATTTTTTTTTTCCTAGAATCTAAAAGTATAAAATCATTTCCTGTTCCTTGATATTTATAAAAATCTAATTTCATATATAACGAAGTTAATATTATTTTCAGAACTTTTATTAATTTCCATATATTTGTTAATTTTGTTGTTTGTATTTATTTTATTTATTTTTTATATATGAAGAAAATAGTTTTTTATATTGTATTGAGTAGTATTATGAGTTCAATAATGACTATTGCTGCATATAAACAATACGTAAAGGAAGTTCCTTTCCCGTTTCCATATACATCATCTTCAGCAAAGACAAGACTGACTTCATCAAATTCATCTTCATCATTGGTAAGCTCAGCGGGTTTTCCTGATTTTACTAGAGTGGTGTCGAAAACGATACATGCAGTAGTCAATGTAAAAAATTATTCAAGAAAATATAATAATCAATTTGATCCATTTGATTTCTTTTTTGGATTTCCTGATGATTTTGAAAATAACAGAGGAAGAAAACCTCAAAGAAATGATACTCCCGGACTTCACGGATCTGGAGTAATTATATCACCTGATGGATATATAGTGACGAACAATCATGTCATAAAAGATGCAGAAAAAATAGAAATATCTCTTAGTGACCAAAGAATTTATAAAGCAAAATTAGTAGGAACAGATCCTAGCACTGATATTGCTTTATTAAAAATAAATGAAAAAAATCTGCCTTTCATTTATTTTTCGGATTCTAATAAAGTGCAAGTGGGAGAATGGGTTTTAGCAATAGGAAACCCTTTTGATTTAAACTCTACTGTAACAGCAGGCATCATAAGTGCAAAAAACAGGAGTTTAGGAATATTAAGAGGAGAAACTCAATCAGCCATTGAATCTTTTTTTCAAACAGATGCAGCTGTAAATCCTGGAAATAGCGGAGGGGCTTTAATCAATGCTAATGGAGAATTAATTGGAATTAACACAGCTATTTCTTCCGCTTCAGGAAATTTCATAGGATATAGTTTTGCAGCTCCTTCTAACTTGGTAGCAAAAGTAATACAAGATATCAAAAAATACGGGACAGTGCAACGTGCATATTTAGGAGTAAGAGGCATGGATCTTTCTAAAACAGAATATTTAAAAGCTTATAATAAAGAAACACATCAAAATATAAAATCACAACAAGGTTTCTTAATAGGAGAAGTGTTTGATAAAAGTGGAGCGGCAGATGCCGGACTTAAAAAAGGTGATATCATAAAAAGTATAGATGGGAAACCTATACAAAATATCGCAGATTTATCGTTTATTGTGGGAACAAAATATCCCGGAGATAAAGTAAAAGTAAATATTCTACGAAATAGACAGAAAAAAACTTTCAATGTAATTTTGAAAGATTTACAAGGAAAAACAAAAATAAGAACTAAGGAAGAAATTACTCCATCTGAATTATTAGGGGCAATATTTGAGCCGATTAGTAAAGAATATAAAAAAGATTTTGGAATTGATTATGGGATTCTAATCAAAGAGATAAGAACAGGTCGTTTAAGTTCTATAGGTTTAGAAGAAGGAGATATCATTTTATCTATTAATGGAGAAAAAATGAAAAAACCTAATGATGTTGATCGAGTTTTGAAAAAATACTCAGGAGATGTGACCATAAAATCTATTAAACAAAATGGACAAGTATATATAGTAGGATTTGAAATGAATTAATTAATTCATACTTCTATTACAATAAAAGAACAATGTAATTGTTCCATAAATAATATTGGGAAGCCAAATAGCAAAACAAGAAGGAATATAATCTTTGTTAGAATATACTTTTGTAAGTTCTATAAAAAAAATATAAAAAAAAGCCAATGCCATTCCTATAATCATGTTATAAGCAATTTCTCCTTTTTTTCTTTTTGTAGATATGGATAACCCCAAAATGGTGAATATTAAAGTAGAAAAGGGGAAACTTGTTCTTTGGTAATATTCATTTAAATGTATATTTATATTTCTTCTGTTTTCTTCTATATTGATGAATTTTTTTAATTCATCAATATTCATAGTCTCTGCTATATATTCCTCTGGTAAAAATTGTTCTGGGGTTATAGGTAATTTTATAATTTTATAATCTCCCATCATCAAAAAATCATGATTTTTTTTGATTGTAGTTTCTATGTAATTGAATAGAATATATATATTATGTTTTTTATCCCAAAAAATATTTTTAGATTTTAGAATGTATATTAATTTTTTTCCATTAAATTTTTGATATACACATTCTTTTCCTATACTTTCTTTTTTTGAAAAATTTCTGATAAAAATATATTCATTTTTTGAAATTTGAGTACTTACCGTTTGGTTTTTTTCATATTTATTTTTGTACCTTGGACTTAATAGATATTGATAATGAAATTTATTTTTTTTTTTGTTAGCTATAGGCAAAAAATAATAATTTATTATTAAAGATACGGTTCCTATTACAATAGCTGACAGCAAGTAAGGAATTGTCAATCTCATAAAACTAATTCCACTTGATAAAATGGCTGTAATTTCTGAATTATGGGTTAATTTAGATGTAAAAAAAATAACAGACAAAAAAACGGAAATAGGAGAAAAAGTATTCATTAACCATATAGACCAAAAAGGATAATAATAGATTAAAGCTTCTTTAATTGATCCTTGATTATTTTCTAAACGATGCATCCGTTGAGAAAGGTCTATAATAATGGACACAAATTGGATCGAAATAGTAATAAATATGAAAGTCACGATGAAATTACGAATAATATAACGATCAATTATTTTCATAACTATAAACGTTTTTGTAAAAAAGGAATTATAGATTTTTTCCAAGACAAAAATTCGTTGTTCATGATATATATTTTGGCTTTCTGAATAAGATGAAAATAAAAAGAAAGATTATGAATTGAAGCTATTTCTTTCGCTAAATTATCTCTAGATAAAAAAAGATGTCTCAAATAAGATTTACTATACAATTGATCTACATAAGAATTTCCAAATTCATCTAAACAAGAATAATCTTTTTCCCATTTTTTGTTTTTTATATTCATAATTCCTTTCCATGTAAATAGCATTCC is from Blattabacterium cuenoti and encodes:
- a CDS encoding redox-regulated ATPase YchF produces the protein MKCGIIGLPNVGKSTFFNYISNSQALSENFPFSTIEPNYGITKVPDERLYVLKKIINPIRIIPSEIKIVDIAGLIKGSHKGEGLGNRFLSHIRETNVIIHIIRFFHDISVLHVEGSVNPIRDKEIVDMELQLKDLEMIEKKIEKVIKKNDSHINKSIHIMQKIFSFLKEGKNIRMYPFQEHEKEYIKDLQLLTVKPVIYICNVDDESNYKTNLHVENMKKMAEMENSTLVILSLKKNEDCTEVDQVLKKAYKLLNLQSFFTVGKKEIRSWCISNPCTAYEASSVIHTDLKKGFIRAKVIHYDDFIKYGSEENAKKAGKMFLVGKNYLIKDGDIIHFLFNQ
- a CDS encoding zinc-binding metallopeptidase family protein translates to MRMSNYSYSINSDSIKFLEKYLNEFSPAGNEREGQKIWIDYISSYVEKIQTDLYGTAVGIINPGSPYKLIIEAHVDEISWYVNYITKEGIIYVSSNGGSDPQISPSKRVIIHTKKGFVHGVFGWPAIHTRKSSEEKSSPPNVDNIFVDIGVSNKTEAIQMGVHVGCMITYPDKFLIMNNNYFVSRGLDNKIGGFIIAEVAKMLIENRIDLKFGLYIVNSVQEEVGLKGAKMISKTIEPNVAIVTDVTHDTYSPMIDKKTQGDVKCGLGPVIVYGPSVHKNIREFIINIANSKKIHFQRLVSSRYTGTDTDAFAYSNKGVSSALISIPLKYMHTTVEMVHKKDVEQAILLIFETLQGVNQNEKLIFID
- the dapF gene encoding diaminopimelate epimerase, giving the protein MKLDFYKYQGTGNDFILLDSRKKKIENSFLFKKLCDRHFGIGADGIILIQNDDEYKSDFYMKYCNSDGKESTMCGNGGRCAVSFAKKLGITQKNKIHFRAIDGHHNGFIINNIVSINLLNVDRNTIKIHPEHVFLNTGSPHHILFLENINEKNVYEEGKNIRFQNPYFEKGVNVNFVKILENDTLQVRTYERGVENETLSCGTGVVASVIAACEKNKIKKNKDILVQTIGGELWVSLTKTKNEYKNVSLTGNVQLIFEGSIFIDKDWLK
- a CDS encoding Do family serine endopeptidase — its product is MKKIVFYIVLSSIMSSIMTIAAYKQYVKEVPFPFPYTSSSAKTRLTSSNSSSSLVSSAGFPDFTRVVSKTIHAVVNVKNYSRKYNNQFDPFDFFFGFPDDFENNRGRKPQRNDTPGLHGSGVIISPDGYIVTNNHVIKDAEKIEISLSDQRIYKAKLVGTDPSTDIALLKINEKNLPFIYFSDSNKVQVGEWVLAIGNPFDLNSTVTAGIISAKNRSLGILRGETQSAIESFFQTDAAVNPGNSGGALINANGELIGINTAISSASGNFIGYSFAAPSNLVAKVIQDIKKYGTVQRAYLGVRGMDLSKTEYLKAYNKETHQNIKSQQGFLIGEVFDKSGAADAGLKKGDIIKSIDGKPIQNIADLSFIVGTKYPGDKVKVNILRNRQKKTFNVILKDLQGKTKIRTKEEITPSELLGAIFEPISKEYKKDFGIDYGILIKEIRTGRLSSIGLEEGDIILSINGEKMKKPNDVDRVLKKYSGDVTIKSIKQNGQVYIVGFEMN
- a CDS encoding LptF/LptG family permease encodes the protein MKIIDRYIIRNFIVTFIFITISIQFVSIIIDLSQRMHRLENNQGSIKEALIYYYPFWSIWLMNTFSPISVFLSVIFFTSKLTHNSEITAILSSGISFMRLTIPYLLSAIVIGTVSLIINYYFLPIANKKKNKFHYQYLLSPRYKNKYEKNQTVSTQISKNEYIFIRNFSKKESIGKECVYQKFNGKKLIYILKSKNIFWDKKHNIYILFNYIETTIKKNHDFLMMGDYKIIKLPITPEQFLPEEYIAETMNIDELKKFINIEENRRNINIHLNEYYQRTSFPFSTLIFTILGLSISTKRKKGEIAYNMIIGMALAFFYIFFIELTKVYSNKDYIPSCFAIWLPNIIYGTITLFFYCNRSMN